The sequence below is a genomic window from Synergistaceae bacterium.
AAAATAGGAAATAAGTAGGCGAAAGTTTTTGCAATTAAAAGACGTAAAGCAGTCTATAATGTCGTATATTGACGGATTTTATAATACTAAACGTCCTCATAGTGCTAATAATGGACTTTCTCCTAATGAGAAAGAAGCAGAATTTTGGACAAAAAATTAACTAATTTTAGTTTTTTATGTCCACTTTATTGACTATTATCCATTCAAGTTTTTAGCTCAACAAAAATATTTTGTTATACTTTTCCGAAAATGCTTAATATTTATCATAGAATGAGTAAATGGCATTCTTAAACCCTTCATAATATTGTTATCAAAATATAGAAATTCACTTCAAAATTTTATAATTACATTTTGAAAAACGCTCTATGTCCTGCTGCCTTTGCGCTAATAATTCTAATACGTAAATATTGGAAAACACTTTCATAAATATATTTTACCTCTTTGCTTGTATCATTGAAAATTGCTCTATTTCCTGATCTCATGCAATTAATTTATCGCGTTTACAGATATAAAAGTGTAATAATAAAATCTCCCCGAACTCAAAAAAAGCCCGGGAAGAAAAATTTTTAGTATTGCGACAATAAAGCTATTTCCAAAGCTCCCATTTAGACTGGTCAGTGTGTAAAAGATGATGGGACTTCTCGCCTAAAGGTTTGCCGAGATATTCTTTGTAGCACTGAATAATTGACGGGTTCTCGTGAGAAAATCTCAATGTCATTTTCTTGTCCATGTCGAGTAAAATTTTCCCGCGTCCTTCGCCGAGTTCTTCGCCTTCATGAATCGGCTGGCCTCCTCCTCCTGCACAACCTGTCGGACATGCCATGCACTCGACAAAATCATAATGGACTCTGCCCGCTTGAATGTCATTGCAAAGTTTTCTGATATTGCCTAAACCGTGAACTACAGCGATTTTCAATTTTGCGCCTGCGATCTCAAATTCTGCTTCCTTGATGCCGTTATAATCGCGAACGTAATTAAATGCGTCTGGATCCGGATTCTTGCCTGTTACGAAATTATATGCGGTTCGTAAAGCTGCTTCCATGACTCCGCCGGTTGTTCCGAAAATGTGTCCTGCGCCTGAAGCTGTGCCTAATGGCCTGTCAAATTCGACATCCTTTAAATCTTTGACGTTGATACCTTCTGAACGGATTAATCTGTCCATTTCACGAACTGTCAAGACTGCATCAACATCGCGCGCACCTGATGAATTCATGCACTCCACGTCGCACTCATATTTCTTAGCTGTACACGGCATAAATGAAACGTGATAAATTTTGTCGGGCGTTACTCCTAAAATTTGGGCGTACCATGATTTAATAATCGCTCCAAACATTTGCTGAGGAGATTTTGCGCTCGATAATTGCGGGACTAGGTCAGGGAACTCCATTTTTATAAATCTAATCCAGCCGGGACAGCATGACGTAAACATCGGGAATTTCTCATTTTTCGCGTTCTTGAGCTTCTCGACAAATTCGCTGGCCTCTTCCATAATAGTTAAGTCCGCCGAGAAATCCGTATCAAAGACGTAATCAAATCCGACAGCCTTCAAAGCAGCTGCTAATCTCTCTGCGGTTGCTTCATCGTGAGTCAAGCCTAACTGCTCACCCCATGACGTTCTAACAGCCGGAGCTACTGACGCAATCAAAATTTTATCGCCGTCTGCAAATGCATCGCGTACTTTCTGGGTGTCATCGCGTTCAACGAGTGCGCCTACGGGACAATGAGTAATACACTGGCCGCAGACTGTGCAGTTAATTTCGGTGATGTCCTTTCCGCCCCGGCAGTCAACGAGAGTCTGAGAGCCTGATTTTGCAACGTCCCACACGTTCATTTGCTGTACTTTCTCGCAGACCTGAACACAACGCATACATTTAATACACTTTTCATCTTTGCGAATTAACGGGAAATCTTGATTCCATTTTAAGTGCTTGATGTCTTCATGATAGGGGAAATCAGTAATTCCTAAACTGTTTGCTATAGTCTGTAATTCGCAATTTCCTGAACGCGCGCACTCCGGACACCTTGCACTATGCTGCGATAAAAGAAGCTCGATATTAATTTTGCGTGCCTGCCTGACCTTCGGTGAATTTGTGCGGATCTCCATTCCCTCAAGTACTTTAGTGTTGCAGGAGGCCACGAGTCTGTCAAGCCCGACGATTTCAGCTACACACACACGACATGCGCCGATCTCGTTTAAATCCTTCAAGTAACAAAGGTGAGGAATATTTATATTGTGTATTTTCGCGGCTTCAAGAATCGTAATATTTTCCGGGACTTGAAGTGCTGTACCGTTAATCTTTATGTTTACCATCGTAATTCACGGCCTCCCCTGAATGTGCCAAAGCCGTATCTATCACAGCGCAGACACCTGTTAGTCTCTTGTTCCATTTCTTCCTGAGTCATACTTTCTTCAACGAGGCTGAAATCTTTGATCCTGTCATCGACTGAACGTTCACGCAGCTTAACTCTTCCGCAGGCCGGTCTGTTATGGGGCACAGGGTCGGGAATATCAACGGGAATATTAATCGGGTGATTGAATCCTAAATACTCATCGATATTTGCTGCTGCGATTTTTCCTGCACCTATTGCGCTTATTACAGTAGCAGGGCCGGTTACACAGTCTCCGCCGGAAAAAATACCGGGCATATTTTCAAGTTCTTCACTATCAAGAGTCTTAATCGTTCCTGAGCGCGTATTAACTGGTACATTCATAAAATTGTAGCTCTCGATTCCCTGACCGATTGCGATAATCACATAATCTGCTTCGATTCTTACGGGGTCGGTGCTTGCTGCTTTGGGACTCGGCCTTCCGTCTTTGACAAAGCTAATCATTTGAGGTTGTACCCAGAGAGCTTTTGTTTTGCCGTTC
It includes:
- a CDS encoding iron hydrogenase small subunit, which translates into the protein MVNIKINGTALQVPENITILEAAKIHNINIPHLCYLKDLNEIGACRVCVAEIVGLDRLVASCNTKVLEGMEIRTNSPKVRQARKINIELLLSQHSARCPECARSGNCELQTIANSLGITDFPYHEDIKHLKWNQDFPLIRKDEKCIKCMRCVQVCEKVQQMNVWDVAKSGSQTLVDCRGGKDITEINCTVCGQCITHCPVGALVERDDTQKVRDAFADGDKILIASVAPAVRTSWGEQLGLTHDEATAERLAAALKAVGFDYVFDTDFSADLTIMEEASEFVEKLKNAKNEKFPMFTSCCPGWIRFIKMEFPDLVPQLSSAKSPQQMFGAIIKSWYAQILGVTPDKIYHVSFMPCTAKKYECDVECMNSSGARDVDAVLTVREMDRLIRSEGINVKDLKDVEFDRPLGTASGAGHIFGTTGGVMEAALRTAYNFVTGKNPDPDAFNYVRDYNGIKEAEFEIAGAKLKIAVVHGLGNIRKLCNDIQAGRVHYDFVECMACPTGCAGGGGQPIHEGEELGEGRGKILLDMDKKMTLRFSHENPSIIQCYKEYLGKPLGEKSHHLLHTDQSKWELWK